The Nocardia higoensis genome has a segment encoding these proteins:
- a CDS encoding DUF5994 family protein encodes MTGTSPASSHFEMSEGAARSAVAQPFGSPTRTPRVLLSSPEDSLGLVDGAWWPRTDNLTSELHDLVSAVTPQLGHIARIAVDRNVFSANRRRIDRADGIEVTGPDADQSSDVIRLSGRQGAQLDLLVIAANTPPELADRRMRELLGTAPDIPWTAAD; translated from the coding sequence GTGACCGGAACCAGCCCCGCCTCCAGCCACTTCGAGATGAGCGAGGGAGCGGCCCGTTCTGCGGTCGCGCAGCCGTTCGGCAGCCCCACCCGCACACCCAGGGTCCTGCTGAGCAGCCCCGAGGATTCGCTCGGACTGGTCGACGGCGCCTGGTGGCCGCGGACCGACAACCTCACCTCCGAACTCCACGACCTGGTGAGCGCGGTGACCCCGCAGCTGGGGCACATCGCCCGAATCGCCGTCGACCGGAACGTCTTCAGCGCGAATCGGCGCCGTATCGACCGCGCGGACGGCATCGAGGTCACCGGCCCCGACGCCGATCAGTCCTCCGATGTCATCCGCCTGTCCGGTCGCCAGGGCGCGCAGCTGGACCTGCTCGTCATCGCCGCGAACACCCCGCCGGAACTGGCCGACCGGCGGATGCGGGAACTGCTCGGGACCGCCCCCGACATCCCGTGGACCGCCGCGGACTGA
- a CDS encoding fatty acid desaturase family protein yields the protein MAITEVAAYAHLSDQDIEALGAELDRIRAEVTASRGSRDARYIHRTIAFQRCLEVASRLTVGLTRTRAGWAAGTAMLALAKSVENMEIGHNVGHGQWDWMNDPEIHSTTWEWDMVGASAQWRYSHNYRHHVFTNVVGMDDDVGFGVLRVTRDQPWRPEHLIQPLRNIVLALFFEWGIALHGLYSERERAGSAPGKARQTRALLAKIARQAGKDYLLFPAASGRRWRRTLTADICANLARNVWAYVVIFCGHFPDGAEKFAPSVLEQETRGEWYLRQLLGSANFRAGPVLAFLSGHLSHQIEHHLFPDLPSNRYPEIAIEVRALCARYDLPYTTGSLLRQYLLTLRTIHKLALPDELLIATCDDAPETASERKFPPRDVVGSADGPRSPGRTGLLTAMRR from the coding sequence ATGGCAATCACCGAAGTCGCGGCATATGCCCATCTGAGTGACCAGGACATCGAAGCCCTCGGCGCGGAATTGGATCGCATCCGCGCCGAGGTGACCGCGAGCCGGGGCAGCCGGGACGCGCGCTACATCCACCGCACGATCGCTTTCCAGCGCTGCCTCGAAGTGGCCTCCCGGCTGACCGTCGGCCTCACCCGCACGCGTGCGGGCTGGGCGGCGGGTACGGCCATGCTCGCGCTGGCCAAGAGCGTGGAGAACATGGAGATCGGCCACAATGTCGGGCACGGCCAGTGGGACTGGATGAACGATCCGGAGATCCACTCCACCACGTGGGAATGGGACATGGTCGGCGCCTCCGCGCAATGGCGCTATTCGCACAACTATCGCCATCACGTCTTCACCAATGTGGTGGGCATGGACGACGATGTCGGCTTCGGCGTGCTGCGGGTGACCCGCGACCAACCGTGGCGCCCCGAGCATCTGATCCAGCCGCTGCGCAATATCGTGCTCGCGCTGTTCTTCGAATGGGGCATCGCGCTGCACGGCCTGTATTCCGAGCGCGAACGTGCCGGCAGCGCCCCCGGCAAGGCCCGTCAGACCCGGGCGCTCCTCGCCAAGATCGCCCGCCAGGCGGGCAAGGACTATCTGCTGTTCCCGGCCGCGAGCGGACGGCGGTGGCGGCGCACCCTGACGGCCGACATCTGCGCGAACCTCGCCCGCAACGTGTGGGCCTATGTGGTGATCTTCTGCGGCCATTTCCCGGACGGGGCCGAGAAATTCGCGCCGTCGGTGCTCGAACAGGAGACGCGAGGGGAATGGTATCTGCGCCAACTGCTCGGCTCCGCGAATTTCCGGGCGGGCCCCGTCCTGGCATTTCTCAGCGGACATCTCAGTCACCAGATCGAGCACCACCTGTTCCCCGATCTGCCCAGCAACCGCTATCCGGAGATCGCGATCGAGGTGCGGGCACTGTGCGCCCGCTACGACCTGCCCTACACCACGGGGTCATTGCTCCGGCAGTATCTGCTGACGCTGCGCACCATTCACAAGCTGGCGCTGCCGGACGAGCTGCTGATCGCCACCTGCGACGACGCACCCGAAACCGCCTCGGAGAGGAAATTCCCGCCCCGCGACGTGGTCGGCTCGGCGGATGGGCCGCGTTCCCCCGGCCGCACCGGACTGCTCA
- a CDS encoding acetyl-CoA C-acetyltransferase: MRAAVICEPVRSPIGRFGGSLASLSAADLGETVLRGLLERTGLAPGAVEDVILGNCYPNSEAPAIGRVVALDAGLPVTVPGMQVDRRCGSGLQAVLQAGMQIATGVNDVIVAGGVESMSNVVFYATDLRFGVKGPSVSLHDGLVRGRITAGGRDHPVAGGMLETAENLRREYNIGRTEQDELAVTSHQRAVAAQNSGVFAEEIVPVTVRSKRGETVVDTDEHPRADSTLEKLATLKPVLAATDPDATVTAGNSSGQNDAAALCVVTHPERADELGLRPIARLVSWGVAGVAPKIMGIGPVPATQAALDRANLKLADIDLIELNEAFAAQVLACTREWGFTRSDFERLNVHGSGISLGHPVGATGTRMIATMTREMQRRDARYGLVTMCIGGGQGLAAIVEKVRA; the protein is encoded by the coding sequence ATGCGTGCGGCGGTGATCTGCGAACCGGTTCGCAGCCCGATCGGCCGTTTCGGCGGCTCCCTGGCGAGTCTGTCGGCCGCCGACCTGGGCGAGACCGTGCTGCGCGGCCTGCTCGAGCGCACCGGCCTGGCCCCGGGCGCGGTCGAGGACGTCATCCTCGGCAACTGCTACCCCAACAGCGAGGCCCCCGCCATCGGTCGCGTGGTGGCGCTCGACGCGGGGCTGCCGGTGACCGTGCCCGGCATGCAGGTCGACCGCCGCTGCGGGTCGGGCCTGCAGGCCGTCTTGCAGGCGGGCATGCAGATCGCCACCGGCGTGAACGACGTGATCGTGGCCGGCGGCGTGGAGAGCATGAGCAATGTCGTCTTCTACGCCACCGACTTGCGGTTCGGTGTCAAAGGCCCGTCCGTGAGCCTGCACGACGGGCTGGTCCGCGGCCGGATCACCGCGGGCGGCCGGGATCACCCGGTGGCGGGCGGCATGCTCGAGACCGCCGAGAATCTGCGCCGCGAATACAACATCGGCCGCACCGAACAGGACGAGCTGGCCGTCACCTCGCATCAGCGCGCGGTCGCCGCCCAGAACTCGGGTGTGTTCGCCGAGGAGATCGTGCCGGTGACGGTGCGGTCCAAGCGCGGGGAGACCGTAGTCGACACCGACGAGCACCCGCGCGCGGACTCCACCCTGGAGAAGCTGGCGACGCTGAAGCCGGTGCTCGCTGCGACGGACCCAGACGCCACTGTCACCGCCGGGAATTCGAGCGGCCAGAACGACGCCGCCGCCCTGTGCGTGGTCACTCACCCCGAACGCGCCGACGAACTGGGCTTGCGCCCGATCGCGCGCCTGGTGTCCTGGGGCGTGGCGGGCGTGGCGCCCAAGATCATGGGTATCGGCCCGGTCCCGGCCACTCAGGCCGCCCTCGACCGCGCGAATCTGAAGCTCGCCGACATCGATCTGATCGAACTCAACGAGGCCTTCGCCGCCCAGGTGCTCGCCTGCACCCGCGAATGGGGTTTCACCCGAAGCGATTTCGAACGTCTCAACGTGCACGGCTCCGGCATCTCGCTGGGCCATCCGGTCGGGGCCACCGGCACCAGGATGATCGCCACCATGACCAGGGAGATGCAGCGCCGCGATGCCCGCTACGGCCTGGTCACCATGTGCATCGGCGGCGGTCAGGGCCTGGCCGCCATCGTCGAGAAGGTCCGCGCGTGA
- a CDS encoding CaiB/BaiF CoA transferase family protein, with protein MDSADTGHSGAATDSGELPLAGVTVVSLEHAVAAPMASRHLADFGARVIKVERVGEGDFARNYDAAVHGLASHFVWLNRGKESVAIDLEDDRGRKLLRELISRADVFIQNLAPGAAARLGFGADELRREQPGLIVVDMSGYGTDGPYRDRKAYDMLIQAETGLCSITGTPETATKTGVPSADIASGLYALSSIQAALFRRERTGTGATIEIAMFDATVEWLGHSMYMQMYQDTQIRRMGLSHAAIAPYDAYPTADGQILIGVQNDRGWRVLVTDVFGVPELADDPRFVTNIDRVRHRTEVDAAVAEQTRRFTTGDLDGLLAKFGIPAAQLNDMKGLIAHPQLSARDRWREVGTEAGPIRAVLPPMTFSDVEMRMDPVPALGEQTDAVLAELGSTPEEIDRLRAEGVVQ; from the coding sequence GTGGACAGCGCTGATACCGGCCACTCCGGCGCGGCAACGGATTCGGGCGAACTGCCACTCGCGGGGGTGACCGTCGTCAGCCTCGAACACGCCGTCGCCGCGCCGATGGCCAGCCGCCACCTGGCCGATTTCGGCGCCAGAGTCATCAAGGTGGAACGCGTCGGCGAAGGCGATTTCGCTCGCAACTACGACGCCGCCGTGCACGGCTTGGCCTCGCATTTCGTCTGGCTCAACCGCGGCAAGGAATCCGTCGCCATCGACCTCGAGGACGACCGCGGCCGGAAATTGCTGCGCGAGTTGATCTCCCGCGCCGACGTGTTCATCCAGAACCTCGCTCCCGGCGCCGCCGCGCGGCTGGGCTTCGGCGCCGACGAGCTGCGCCGCGAGCAGCCCGGCCTGATCGTGGTCGACATGAGCGGCTACGGCACCGACGGCCCGTACCGCGACCGCAAGGCCTACGACATGCTCATCCAGGCCGAGACCGGTCTCTGCTCGATCACCGGCACCCCCGAGACCGCGACCAAAACCGGTGTGCCCTCGGCCGATATCGCTTCCGGCCTCTACGCGCTGTCCTCGATCCAGGCCGCGCTGTTCCGCCGGGAACGCACCGGCACGGGCGCCACCATCGAGATCGCCATGTTCGACGCCACCGTCGAATGGCTCGGGCACTCCATGTACATGCAGATGTACCAGGACACGCAGATCCGGCGCATGGGCCTGTCGCACGCCGCGATCGCCCCCTACGACGCCTATCCCACCGCCGACGGGCAGATCCTCATCGGCGTCCAGAACGACCGCGGCTGGCGCGTCCTGGTCACCGACGTGTTCGGCGTCCCCGAGCTGGCCGACGACCCGCGTTTCGTCACCAATATCGACCGGGTCCGCCACCGCACGGAGGTCGACGCCGCCGTCGCCGAGCAGACCCGCCGTTTCACCACCGGAGATCTCGACGGACTGCTGGCGAAGTTCGGCATCCCCGCCGCCCAGCTCAACGACATGAAGGGCTTGATCGCGCACCCGCAACTGTCCGCGCGCGACCGCTGGCGCGAGGTGGGCACCGAGGCGGGTCCGATCCGCGCGGTGCTGCCGCCGATGACGTTCTCCGACGTGGAGATGCGCATGGACCCGGTGCCCGCGCTGGGCGAACAGACCGACGCGGTGCTGGCCGAACTCGGCAGCACGCCGGAGGAGATCGATCGCCTGCGCGCCGAGGGAGTCGTGCAGTGA
- a CDS encoding acyl-CoA dehydrogenase family protein → MTRLARTAGLTDVQTEILATVRAFVDREIIPNAQKLEHSDTYPADIVERMKEIGLFGITIGEEYGGLGESLLTYALVVEEIARGWMSVSGVINTHFIVAHMISRHGTEAQKAHYLPKMATGEIRGSFSMSEPDLGSDVAAIKTRATRTGDGYTIDGAKMWLTNGATSNLTAVLVKTDVGEDKPHKYLTTFLIDKPEGTGEVLPGLTIPGKIDKMGYKGVDTTEALFDGFRVGADAILGGVPGKGFAHMMDGIEVGRVNVAARACGIAVRAFELAIEYAQQRSTFGKPIAEHQAIAFKLAEMATKVEAAHLMMVNAARAKDSGERNDVVAGMAKLIASEYCAEVTQDAFRIHGGFGYSKEAEIERLMREAPFLLIGEGTSEIQKTIISKGLLREYRL, encoded by the coding sequence GTGACCCGCCTGGCCCGCACCGCCGGGCTCACCGACGTCCAGACCGAAATCCTGGCTACCGTACGGGCGTTCGTGGATCGCGAGATCATCCCGAACGCGCAGAAGCTCGAACACTCCGACACCTATCCCGCCGACATCGTCGAGCGGATGAAGGAGATCGGCCTGTTCGGCATCACGATCGGCGAGGAGTACGGCGGCCTCGGCGAATCCCTGCTCACCTACGCCCTGGTGGTCGAGGAGATCGCCCGCGGCTGGATGAGCGTGTCCGGCGTGATCAACACCCATTTCATCGTCGCGCACATGATCTCCCGGCACGGCACCGAGGCCCAGAAGGCGCACTACCTGCCGAAGATGGCCACCGGCGAGATCCGCGGGTCGTTCTCCATGTCCGAACCCGATCTCGGATCCGACGTCGCCGCCATCAAGACCCGCGCCACCCGCACCGGCGACGGCTACACCATCGACGGCGCCAAGATGTGGCTCACCAACGGCGCCACGTCCAATCTCACCGCCGTGCTGGTGAAAACCGATGTGGGAGAGGACAAGCCGCACAAATACCTCACCACCTTCCTGATCGACAAGCCGGAGGGCACCGGCGAGGTCCTGCCCGGCCTCACTATCCCCGGCAAGATCGACAAGATGGGCTACAAGGGCGTCGACACCACCGAGGCTCTCTTCGACGGCTTCCGGGTCGGCGCCGACGCCATCCTCGGCGGCGTGCCCGGCAAGGGCTTCGCGCACATGATGGACGGCATCGAGGTCGGCCGCGTCAATGTCGCCGCCCGCGCCTGCGGCATCGCCGTGCGCGCCTTCGAACTGGCCATCGAGTACGCCCAGCAGCGCTCCACCTTCGGCAAACCGATCGCCGAACACCAGGCCATCGCCTTCAAGCTCGCCGAAATGGCGACCAAAGTCGAAGCCGCGCACCTGATGATGGTCAACGCCGCCCGCGCCAAGGATTCCGGCGAACGCAACGACGTCGTCGCGGGCATGGCCAAACTCATCGCCAGCGAATACTGCGCCGAGGTCACCCAGGACGCCTTCCGCATCCACGGCGGCTTCGGCTACTCCAAGGAAGCCGAGATCGAGCGCCTCATGCGCGAGGCCCCGTTCCTGCTCATCGGCGAAGGCACCAGCGAGATCCAGAAAACGATCATCAGCAAGGGCCTGCTGCGTGAATACCGCCTCTGA
- the fabG gene encoding 3-oxoacyl-ACP reductase FabG — MGLLEGRVAVVTGAAQGIGLHIARRFVAEGAKVALGDINDEAGAAAVAELGGESVAAYAHCDVRDAGQIQALIETAERFGPLGVFVNNAGLTRDATMRKMTEDDFDAVIAVHLKGTWNGTRAAADRMREHGRGAIVNISSLSGKIGLPGQTNYSAAKAGIVGLTKAAAKEVAFKNVRINAVQPGLIRTAMTEAMPQKVWDQKMAEIPLGRAGEPDEVANVVLFLASDLSSYMTGAVLEVTGGRFM, encoded by the coding sequence ATGGGCTTGCTGGAGGGTCGGGTGGCCGTGGTCACCGGTGCGGCCCAGGGAATCGGGCTGCACATCGCACGCCGCTTCGTCGCCGAGGGCGCCAAGGTCGCCCTCGGCGACATCAACGACGAGGCGGGCGCGGCGGCCGTCGCCGAACTCGGCGGCGAATCGGTGGCCGCCTACGCGCATTGCGATGTCCGCGACGCCGGGCAGATCCAGGCGCTGATCGAGACAGCCGAGCGGTTCGGCCCGCTGGGTGTGTTCGTCAACAACGCGGGCCTGACTCGCGACGCCACCATGCGCAAGATGACCGAGGACGATTTCGACGCCGTCATCGCCGTGCACCTCAAGGGCACCTGGAACGGCACCCGCGCGGCCGCCGACCGGATGCGTGAGCACGGCCGCGGCGCCATCGTCAACATCTCCTCGCTCTCGGGCAAGATCGGCCTGCCCGGCCAGACCAACTACTCGGCCGCCAAGGCGGGCATCGTCGGTCTCACCAAGGCCGCGGCCAAGGAGGTCGCGTTCAAGAATGTGCGGATCAACGCCGTGCAACCCGGCCTGATCCGCACCGCGATGACCGAGGCCATGCCCCAGAAGGTGTGGGACCAGAAGATGGCCGAGATCCCGCTGGGCCGTGCGGGCGAGCCGGACGAAGTCGCCAACGTGGTGCTCTTCCTGGCCTCCGACCTGTCCTCGTATATGACCGGTGCCGTTCTCGAGGTCACCGGCGGAAGGTTCATGTGA
- a CDS encoding TetR/AcrR family transcriptional regulator C-terminal domain-containing protein — protein MVKMPAERSRRRTGVDRPGEAPVTRDAVLAAALAIIDRDGIDGLSMRRLAEAVRRDPMVIYRHLPNKAAVLDGVAEIVFARLRVDPSDPDWAGQLRTVARAFRRLALEHPHAVPLLVTRPLATPLGLRPHAVVRPLEDILALLTRAGFSGVDALHIYRAVFGFLYGHVLNELQEVVERPEETDDVLRLGLYRLPIGEFPLVRGLAPVLAAYDGAAELERGLDILLAGLEGPAGADR, from the coding sequence GTGGTGAAGATGCCCGCCGAGCGAAGCCGCCGACGCACGGGCGTGGATCGACCGGGCGAGGCCCCGGTGACCAGGGATGCCGTCCTGGCCGCGGCATTGGCGATCATCGACCGCGACGGCATCGACGGGCTGTCCATGCGACGGCTGGCAGAGGCGGTCCGCCGGGACCCGATGGTGATCTACCGGCACCTGCCGAACAAGGCGGCGGTACTCGACGGCGTCGCCGAGATCGTCTTCGCGCGCCTGCGGGTCGACCCCTCGGACCCGGATTGGGCAGGACAGCTCAGGACGGTCGCCCGCGCCTTCCGGCGACTGGCGCTCGAGCACCCCCACGCGGTCCCACTGCTGGTGACGCGACCGTTGGCCACCCCCCTCGGCCTGCGCCCCCACGCGGTGGTGCGGCCGCTGGAAGACATTCTCGCGTTGCTCACCCGCGCGGGATTCTCCGGAGTCGATGCGCTGCACATCTACCGCGCCGTCTTCGGATTCCTCTACGGCCACGTGCTCAACGAACTGCAGGAGGTCGTCGAACGCCCGGAGGAGACCGACGACGTGCTGCGTCTGGGCTTGTACCGGCTGCCGATCGGCGAGTTCCCGCTGGTGCGCGGTCTGGCTCCGGTGCTGGCCGCCTACGACGGGGCAGCCGAGCTGGAACGCGGGCTCGACATCCTGCTCGCCGGCCTCGAAGGACCAGCGGGCGCCGATCGCTGA
- a CDS encoding CsbD family protein has protein sequence MPEHTSGVSEGVEGVVEDVKGKVKEAAGAVTGKHDLAEEGRAQQDKAESQRTAAEKEAAAEKARAKADVDEARQASHQD, from the coding sequence ATGCCAGAACACACCAGCGGAGTCAGCGAAGGCGTGGAAGGCGTCGTCGAGGACGTCAAGGGCAAGGTCAAGGAAGCCGCGGGTGCGGTGACCGGCAAGCACGATCTCGCCGAGGAAGGCCGCGCCCAGCAGGACAAGGCGGAGTCGCAGCGCACCGCCGCGGAGAAGGAAGCCGCGGCCGAGAAGGCGCGCGCCAAGGCCGATGTCGACGAGGCGCGTCAGGCGTCGCACCAGGACTGA
- a CDS encoding catalase — protein sequence MMSKMPPGVPSSEPAQQAEPTEPREPVAPKPDQRAPAPVTPTGQNVEQPEGARAQHGAFLTTAQGARIADTDHSLKAGPRGPVLLQDHHLREKITHFDHERIPERVVHARGAAAHGVFVANGAAESISCASVFRKGAQTPVFVRFSTVLGSRGSADTVRDTRGFATKFYTDDGVWDLVGNNIPVFFIQDAIKFPDVVHAAKPHPDREIPQAQSAHDTFWDFVSLHTEATAHTLWNMSDRGIPRSYRMMEGFGVHTFRFVNSDGATALVKLHWKPKLGVHSLLWEEAQIAAGVDPDFHRRDLADAIEAGAYPEWDLGVQVFPDNEDQMFEGIDLLDPTKFVPEELAPVQVIGTMTLNANPSNFFAETEQVAFHPGHVVRGVDFTNDPLLQGRLFSYLDTQISRLGGPNFAQLPVNRPHTEINDMFRDGMHQTAVHAGVAPYRPNSLDGGCPFTARPGEALIEFPAPVEGAKVREAAASFDDHFSGARMFYASLSPVEKQHVAEAYSFELGKCYEKSIKQRTVNVLRNIDEQLAQTVADTLGLTIEGGAPAAAGEVTTSAALRQVGDRWPGDGRIIGIVADDDTDAEELAATVETIFDSSMTPLVIAAHGGELGTGERAVPISRTLDTARSVEFDALIVAATLPDPKLTVLLQEAHRHLKVVAATPEGEAALRTAGIAEGFDGIETASGIESAFALIAEALPEHRVWSRAAQLVS from the coding sequence ATGATGTCGAAGATGCCGCCCGGAGTGCCCTCCTCGGAGCCGGCCCAGCAGGCCGAACCGACCGAACCCCGGGAGCCCGTGGCGCCGAAACCCGACCAGCGTGCGCCCGCGCCGGTGACCCCCACCGGACAGAACGTCGAACAACCGGAAGGGGCGCGAGCTCAGCACGGCGCGTTCCTCACCACCGCGCAGGGCGCGCGGATCGCCGATACGGACCATTCCCTCAAGGCGGGCCCGCGCGGCCCCGTCCTGCTGCAGGACCATCACCTCCGCGAGAAGATCACCCATTTCGATCACGAGCGGATTCCGGAACGGGTGGTGCACGCGCGCGGAGCGGCGGCGCACGGCGTGTTCGTCGCCAACGGCGCGGCGGAGAGCATTTCGTGCGCATCGGTCTTCCGGAAGGGTGCGCAGACACCGGTTTTCGTGCGGTTCTCCACCGTGCTCGGCTCGCGCGGCTCGGCCGACACCGTCCGCGACACCCGCGGTTTCGCGACGAAGTTCTACACCGACGACGGTGTGTGGGATCTGGTCGGCAACAACATCCCGGTGTTCTTCATCCAGGACGCCATCAAGTTCCCGGATGTCGTCCACGCCGCCAAACCGCATCCGGATCGCGAGATTCCGCAGGCCCAGAGCGCCCACGACACCTTCTGGGATTTCGTGTCGCTGCACACCGAGGCCACCGCGCACACGCTGTGGAACATGTCCGATCGCGGCATTCCGCGGTCCTACCGGATGATGGAGGGCTTCGGCGTCCACACCTTCCGATTCGTGAACTCCGACGGCGCAACAGCTCTGGTGAAACTGCATTGGAAGCCCAAGCTCGGTGTGCACTCGCTGCTGTGGGAAGAGGCGCAGATCGCCGCGGGCGTGGATCCGGACTTCCATCGCCGGGACCTGGCCGACGCCATCGAGGCAGGCGCCTATCCGGAATGGGATCTCGGTGTCCAGGTGTTCCCGGACAACGAGGACCAGATGTTCGAGGGGATCGATCTGCTCGACCCCACCAAGTTCGTCCCGGAGGAGCTCGCGCCCGTGCAGGTCATCGGCACGATGACGCTGAACGCGAATCCCAGCAACTTCTTCGCCGAGACCGAGCAGGTCGCCTTCCATCCCGGGCATGTGGTGCGCGGTGTCGATTTCACCAACGATCCGCTCCTGCAGGGGCGGCTGTTCTCCTATCTGGACACCCAGATCTCGCGTCTCGGCGGCCCGAATTTCGCGCAACTGCCGGTCAACCGGCCGCACACCGAGATCAACGACATGTTCCGTGACGGCATGCACCAGACCGCCGTGCACGCGGGCGTGGCGCCCTATCGCCCGAACAGTCTCGACGGCGGTTGCCCCTTCACCGCGCGACCGGGGGAGGCGCTGATCGAATTCCCCGCCCCGGTCGAGGGCGCCAAGGTCAGGGAGGCGGCCGCGAGTTTCGACGACCATTTCAGCGGCGCGCGCATGTTCTACGCCAGTCTGTCTCCGGTCGAAAAGCAGCATGTCGCCGAGGCGTACAGCTTCGAACTCGGCAAGTGCTACGAAAAGTCGATCAAGCAGCGCACGGTGAACGTGCTGCGCAATATCGACGAACAACTCGCGCAGACCGTCGCCGACACTCTCGGGCTCACCATCGAGGGCGGTGCCCCGGCGGCGGCAGGTGAGGTCACGACCTCGGCGGCGCTGCGGCAGGTGGGCGACCGCTGGCCCGGTGACGGGCGGATCATCGGCATCGTCGCCGACGACGACACCGACGCCGAGGAGTTGGCGGCGACTGTGGAGACGATCTTCGACAGCTCGATGACCCCGCTGGTCATCGCAGCTCACGGTGGCGAGCTGGGCACCGGTGAGCGCGCGGTCCCGATCTCGCGCACACTCGACACCGCGCGTTCCGTCGAATTCGACGCCCTGATCGTCGCCGCGACGCTGCCCGACCCGAAACTCACGGTGCTCCTGCAGGAAGCGCACCGCCATCTCAAGGTCGTGGCCGCCACGCCCGAGGGTGAGGCGGCGCTGCGTACGGCTGGAATCGCGGAGGGATTCGACGGCATCGAGACCGCCTCCGGCATCGAATCGGCGTTCGCGCTGATCGCCGAAGCGCTGCCGGAACATCGGGTGTGGTCGAGGGCCGCTCAGTTGGTGTCCTGA
- a CDS encoding ArsI/CadI family heavy metal resistance metalloenzyme produces MSRTQLALNVDDLQAAVTFYSKLFGAEPAKLKPGYANFAIADPPLKLVLLENPGKGGTLNHLGVEVESSAKVHEEIARLTEEGLFTEEEIGTTCCFATQDKVWVTGPAGEKWEVYTVLADSETFGSSPQHLDDPATAEGGVCCGTAQASAETPQPSTSSCC; encoded by the coding sequence ATGTCACGCACCCAGCTCGCCCTCAACGTCGACGACCTGCAGGCGGCGGTCACGTTCTACTCGAAGCTCTTCGGCGCCGAGCCGGCGAAGCTGAAGCCGGGCTACGCCAACTTCGCGATCGCGGACCCGCCGCTGAAATTGGTCCTGCTGGAGAACCCCGGTAAGGGCGGCACCCTCAACCACCTCGGTGTCGAGGTGGAGTCCTCGGCGAAGGTGCACGAGGAGATCGCTCGTCTCACCGAGGAGGGGCTGTTCACCGAAGAGGAGATCGGCACCACGTGCTGTTTCGCCACCCAGGACAAGGTGTGGGTGACCGGGCCCGCGGGGGAGAAGTGGGAGGTCTACACGGTGCTCGCGGATTCGGAGACGTTCGGATCGAGTCCGCAGCACCTCGACGATCCCGCGACCGCCGAGGGCGGCGTCTGCTGCGGCACCGCGCAGGCTTCCGCCGAGACGCCGCAGCCGTCCACTTCCTCCTGCTGCTGA
- a CDS encoding Rv2640c family ArsR-like transcriptional regulator, producing MPKALPVIDLSAPVCCAPVSAAPMADDAALEIALRLKALADPVRIKLMSILLTADGGEVCTCDLATGVGLAESTVSHHLGQLRKAGMVGSQRRGMNVFHRPNREALDALRLALDPHCCT from the coding sequence ATGCCCAAGGCGCTGCCCGTCATCGATCTCTCCGCTCCCGTCTGCTGTGCGCCGGTCTCGGCGGCGCCGATGGCCGACGACGCCGCACTGGAGATCGCCCTGCGGCTCAAGGCCCTGGCCGACCCCGTCCGGATCAAGCTCATGTCGATCCTGCTCACCGCCGACGGCGGGGAGGTCTGCACCTGCGATCTCGCCACCGGCGTCGGCTTGGCCGAATCCACCGTCAGCCACCACCTCGGGCAACTACGGAAGGCCGGCATGGTGGGCTCGCAGCGGCGCGGCATGAACGTCTTCCATCGCCCCAACCGCGAGGCCCTCGACGCCTTGCGCCTGGCACTCGACCCCCACTGCTGCACCTAG